In one window of Cynocephalus volans isolate mCynVol1 chromosome 6, mCynVol1.pri, whole genome shotgun sequence DNA:
- the PRPF18 gene encoding pre-mRNA-splicing factor 18 isoform X3 — protein MTLSRQEVIRRLRERGEPIRLFGETDYDAFQRLRKIEILTPEVNKGLRNDLKAALDKIDQQYLNEIVGGQEPGEEDTQNDLKVHEENTTIEELEALGESLGKGDDHKDMDIITKFLKFLLGVWAKELNAREDYVKRSVQGKLNSATQKQTESYLRPLFRKLRKRNLPADIKESITDIIKFMLQREYVKANDAYLQMAIGNAPWPIGVTMVGIHARTGREKIFSKHVAHVLNDETQRKYIQGLKRLMTICQKHFPTDPSKCVEYNAL, from the exons ATGACTCTTTCTAGGCAAGAG gtTATCAGAAGattgagagaaagaggagaaccAATTAGACTATTCGGAGAAACTGATTATGATGCTTTTCAGCGTTTAAGAAAAATAGAGATCCTCACACCAGAAGTTAACAAG GGATTGAGGAATGATCTGAAAGCAGCTTTGGATAAGATTGATCAGCAGTATCTCAATGAAATTGTGGGTGGTCAGGAACCCGGAGAGGAAGACACACAGAATGATTTGAAAGTTCATGAAGAAAATACCACGATTGAAGAGTTAGAG GCACTGGGGGAGTCTTTAGGGAAAGGCGATGATCATAAAGACATGGACATCATCACCAAATTCTTGAAG TTTCTTCTTGGTGTTTGGGCTAAAGAATTGAATGCCAGAGAAGATTATGTGAAACGCAGCGTGCAGGGTAAACTGAACAGTGCTACTCAGAAACAGACTGAGTCCTATCTCAGACCACTTTTCAGGAAGCTACGGAAAAGG aatctTCCTGCTGATATTAAAGAATCAATAACAGATATTATTAAATTCATGTTGCAAAGAGAATATGTGAAG GCAAATGATGCTTATCTTCAGATGGCCATTGGAAATGCACCTTGGCCTATTGGTGTCACTATGGTTGGTATCCATGCCAGAACTGGCCGGGAAAAGATTTTTTCCAAGCATGTTGCACATGTTTTAAATGATGAAACTCAGCGGAAATATATTCAG